A single Dermacentor variabilis isolate Ectoservices chromosome 9, ASM5094787v1, whole genome shotgun sequence DNA region contains:
- the LOC142557738 gene encoding thioredoxin-like protein 4B — MNIGLRKLITKKEVDRAIKGTVDKVLVLRFGEEADCLRIDDILNKAAPLLSRMAEVYAVEPHSVPVYTRYFDVTITPATVFFFNGQHIKIESSRHVNLVKVKECRPHQVCRLLQDQAGCD; from the exons ATGAATATCGGTCTCAGAAAACTAATTACAAAAAAAGAGGTCGATCGAGCTATTAAGGGAACAGTGGACAAAGTGCTTGTGCTGAGATTTGGGGAAGAAGCTGATTGCCTGCGGATAGATGACATT CTGAACAAGGCGGCGCCTCTGCTGTCTCGTATGGCAGAGGTGTACGCCGTAGAACCACACTCCGTGCCAGTTTACACAAGGTACTTCGACGTCACCATTACGCCAGCCACGGTGTTCTTCTTCAATGGCCAACATATCAAAATAGAAAGCAGCAG ACATGTGAACCTGGTCAAGGTAAAG GAGTGCCGACCACACCAAGTTTGTAGGCTGCTTCAAGACCAAGCAGGATGTGATTGA